In the genome of Yersinia enterocolitica, the window AGGGTGTGGAAACTCATCTTATTCTCAGTAATGCGGCGCGCCAGACGCTGGCGCTGGAAACGGAATTTAGCGTGAAGGATGTGCAGGCACTGGCCGATGTTGTACATGACTCACGTGACATTGCTGCTTGTATCTCATCCGGATCATTCAAAACGCAAGGTATGGTTATTTTACCCTGTTCAATCAAAACGTTATCTGGAATTGTCCATAGCTATACCGAGGGTTTGCTGACCCGCGCCGCGGATGTGATCTTAAAAGAGCGCCGCCCGCTAGTGTTATGTGTGCGTGAAACCCCGTTGCATTTAGGGCATTTACGCCTGCTGGTACAAGCCGCTGAGCTGGGCGCTACCATTATGCCGCCAATGCCTGCGTTTTATCATCGACCACAAACCATTCAAGATATTGTTGATCAGACCGTTAATCGGGTTATCGATCAATTTGACATCGAACTGCCTGAAGACCTGTTTACACGATGGCAAGGCAATAATTAACATTTTTCCCTTAATTGATACATTTGTGCAACATCGCACTGAAATGGGGCGGATTATGCACCACAATGATCCTGTTTTAGAACGCGTATCATGGCATGAGTGTGGTATTCGATTTTTGTATACGACTTGATGCCTGTATTTCGTGGTGATCGTGCTAATTAAGCGGTGGTGGAATTAGCTTTCCTACCAGATGATTACTGGCACGATTACTGCAAATTGATTTATGAACGCTCTGGGTTGTACAGAACATTAACGCGCTTTCTGGCATCGAAAATCAATTTGAGGGTTATGTATGAATAAGAAGATGTTGGTTCTTCCGCTAGTCTTAGCATTAGCTGCTGCCAGCAGTGCTTTTGCTGCCATTCCGAAAGATGTCAAAATTGGTACTGATCCAACTTATGCTCCTTTTGAATCCAAAAATGCCAGTGGTGAATTGGTAGGTTTTGATATCGATATAGCAAAAGAGTTATGCAAACGTATCGATACTAAATGTACTTTTGTTGAAAGTGACTTCGATGCATTAATCCCATCACTCAAAGCCAAAAAAATCGATGCCATTATCTCCTCACTCTCCATCACGGAAAAACGCCAGAAAGAGATTGCTTTCACCGACAAACTCTACGCTGCCAATGCCCGTTTAATCGCGACCAAAGACAGTAAAATAGAGCCAACATTAGTCGCCTTGAAAGGCAAACGTGTTGGGGTGTTGCAAGGCTCTACGCAGGAAGCATTCGCCAATGCTGAGTGGCAGCCAAAAGGTATCGATGTGGTTGCCTATCAAAATCAGGACTTGATCTACGCTGACTTGGCTTCAGGGCGCATTGATGCGGCTTTCCAGGATGAAGTTGCAGGCAGTGAAGGTTTCCTGAAACAAGAAGCGGGTAAAGGCTATGCTTTCGCTGGCCCATCAGTAAAAAATGATCAGTTCTTTGGCGTAGGTACCGGTATGGGCTTGCGTAAAGATGATGCGGAACTGAAAGCGGCGCTGGATAAAGCCTTTGCAGAAATGCGCAAAGATGGCACCTACGACAAGCTCGCGAAAAAGTATTTCGATTTTGATGTTTACGGCGGTTAAGCACCTTTGCCGTTAGAGCCTCTGCCGCGAGTGGCAGGGGCCTCTACATGCAATTAAACATAGCAATTAACCAGACTCCTTACTCAGTAAAACAGGATAACCCAGATGCTGGATGGATATTCGAAACTGATATTTGAAGGTGCGCTGGTGACGCTGGAGTTGGCACTGTGTTCAGTGCTGCTGTCAGTGATTATCGGCTTGATTGGTGCCGGTGGAAAGTTATCATCAAACCGGCTGTTATCTGGCTTGTTTGAGTGTTACACCACACTTATCCGTGGTGTACCCGATTTAGTCTTAATGCTGCTTATCTTCTATGGTTTGCAGATAACCCTAAATAGCATTACTGAATCAATTGGTTTTGAACAAATCAATATTGATCCTCTCTCCGCTGGGATTATTACCCTTGGCTTTATCTATGGTGCTTATTTCACTGAAACCTTCCGTGGCGCATATATGGCCGTACCCAGCGGCCAAATTGAGGCAGCGACGGCATTTGGTTTCACCCCTAGCCAGATTTTCCGCAGAATCATGTTTCCTGCCATGATGCGCTACGCACTGCCGGGTATTGGCAATAACTGGCAAGTCATTCTAAAGGCAACGGCATTGGTCTCTATTCTGGGATTAAATGATGTGGTTAAGGCCACACAGTTGGCAGGCAAAGGGACTTACCAGCCGTTTTTCTTCGCTTTAGTGGCCGGAGTGGTCTATCTCATCTTCACCACGGTATCGAATGGCGTATTACTGTGGCTAGAACGGCGCTATTCCCATGGGGTGAAGAGGGCTGAGCTATGATAGAAATCCTGCAACAATATTGGCAAGCGTTGCTCTGGAGCGATGGCTACCGCTTTACCGGGATGGCTGTCACCTTATGGTTACTTATTTCCTCGGTAGTGATGGGCGGGTTACTGGCAATTCCTTTGGCAGTCGCAAGGGTAGCCGAACGGCGTTGGATTCGTTTACCGGTCTGGGTTTTTACTTATATCTTTCGTGGCACGCCTTTATATGTACAATTATTGGTATTCTATTCCGGTATGTACAGTTTAGAGATTGTCCGAGGCAATGACCTGTTAAATGCCTTTTTCCGCAGTGGCTTGAATTGCACTATTTTGGCACTGACACTGAATACCTGTGCTTATACCACTGAGATTTTCGCCGGTGCCATTCGTTCGGTGCCACACGGTGAAATCGAAGCCGCCAGAGCCTATGGTTTTTCACGTTTTAAATTGTATCGCTGTATTATTTTACCTTCTGCACTGCGTATTGCCTTACCGGCCTACAGTAATGAGGTAATCTTAATGCTGCACTCTACCGCTCTGGCATTTACTGCCACAGTGCCAGATATTCTGAAAATAGCGCGAGATATTAACGCCGCAACTTATCAGCCGTTTTATGCTTTTGGTATTGCTGCCGTACTTTATCTGATTATCTCCTTTACGCTAATTAGCCTGTTCCGCCAGGCAGAGAAACGTTGGCTGGCTCATATAAAACCTCAGGCATCGCATTAAGTACGGAGACCTTATGACTGACACATTAGAAACTAAAATAGCTGAAACCAAACTGTCTGTGACGGAATTGCATAAGCATTACGGTGAACACGAAGTACTCAAGGGCGTTTCACTTTCAGCTAAAGCAGGGGATGTTATCTCCATTATTGGTTCTTCCGGTTCAGGGAAAAGCACTTTTTTACGCTGTATCAACTTTTTGGAAAAACCCAGTGAAGGCTCGATTAGTGTAAATAATCGTGATATCCGTTTGGTACGAGATAAAGATGGGCAGTTGAAAGTTTTTGATAAAAAAGAGCTGCAACTGTTACGCACTCGCCTGACGATGGTATTCCAACATTTTAATTTGTGGAGCCATATGACGGTGTTGGAAAATGTGATGGAGGCGCCGGTTCAAGTCTTGGGGCTGAGTAAATCAGTAGCCAAAGAGCGGGCTATCCGTTATCTGGATAAAGTCGGAATTGATGAGCGCGCACGCGCCAAATATCCGGTGCACCTATCTGGTGGGCAACAGCAACGCGTCTCCATTGCCCGGGCATTGGCGATGGAACCGGATGTATTACTGTTTGATGAACCCACCTCCGCACTGGATCCTGAATTAGTCGGCGAAGTATTGCGTATTATGCAAAAGCTGGCAGAGGAGGGGAAAACTATGGTGGTGGTAACCCATGAAATGGAGTTTGCCCGTCATGTCTCCAGCCATGTTATCTTTTTACACAAAGGCGTAATTGAAGAGGAAGGCCCGCCGGCTGAACTTTTTGGTAACCCAAAGAGTACCCGCTTGCAGCAGTTCCTTTCTGGTGCACTGAAGTAACATCTCTGCGGGATAGCGATTTTATCTATCCCGCAGCAGTTTGATTAAGCTGAGGGTTTATTCAGCACATTGCGCAGTGCTTCTTCCAATTCAAAATAACGAAAACCAAAACCGGCCTCTTCCAATCGTTTCGGCACTGCCCGTTGCCCGCCCAGCACTAACGCTGCGGATTCACCCAGTAATAAACGAATCGCGGCGGCAGGTGTGCGGATAACCGCTGGTCTGTCTAACACATCGGCCAGAGTGGCAATAAATTGCTCGTTATGTACCGGATAAGGCGAAACCATATTAAATGGACCCTTGAGGCCATCGGTGGTCAGCAAATAATGGATACCATGTACCATATCATCGATATGGATCCAGGGTAGATATTGGCGACCATCCCCTATCGGGCCACCCAATCCAAGACGTAATAGCGGGACCATTTTGGCTAGTGCACCGCCGTGTGGCGCTAATACAATACCGGTGCGTAACAGGCAAACACGGGTATGACTACTTTCAGCCGCCCGAGCCAGATTTTCCCAGCGTTCGCACAACTGATGGGTAAATTCATCATGTGGCGTCTCTTCTTCGGTAACCAGAGCTTGCCCCTGATCACCATAAAAGCCAACGGCGGACCCTGAAATAAATACTGCTGGCGGTGTCGTGCTGGCCTGTATTAGCGTGGTCAGGCGCTCGGTTATCTGCCAGCGGCTTTGGCATAGAATCTCTTTTTGCTGCGGGGTCCAGCGTTTTTCCGCAATAGGCTCACCGGCCAGGTTGATTACTGCATCAAAATCATTGAGATCATGTTTATCATCCAGCGTTGACCAGCAGGTGACTTGTGCGCCGAGTACCTGATTTGCCCGCTGAGTGTCACGGGTCAGTGCGGTTACTTGATGGGCTTGCGATAAAAGGAAGGCAGTCAGACTGCGCCCTATTAGGCCTGTAGCTCCGGTTATTAATATACGCATAGCCAACCTCCATTTATTCCCTTCTTAATTTGAAGCCGCAGAGGTGTTATCTGCGTTCACTTACCCAAATAACTTACTTGATGCCTGAATAGTGGCAGTCTGGTGTCTCTTTCAGCATAGGCTAACCTACGCTCTTCTCCTACGATACTGAGCATATCTTGAGATTAAAATTTTTATCTCATCAGAGCGTCTGGTGAGTCACATCATTTGGAAAAATAAAAAATTTTAACTAAATAAATGCACCAATCTGTCCGATTAATACGGTATTGAGTGCTTAAGTAATACCACTTCGACGGTAGAAAACGGCCGAAATGGTTATTTTTTCTGAGCAACAAGAACGACTATAAGCCATACGCTGATTATTTTTAAAACACTGATTTTGCGAATTTCTGCTAGAGTGAACAGACTAACCTGAATGGACGAGAGGGCAGTTGGCCTTCTCCCTTGTGAAGTTTGGATGTTTTATAAATAAATATTGGGTGTTTTATAAAAACTCACGGTGGCTTATAAATCCTCCGGCTGAGATCTGGTTGTGATCTCATTGTTGTCCATACACTTTTTCAGGTGCGCATGAAGCTAAATATCGAAGTTAATTGTTCTTATGTATGCGAACCCATACATAGACAAGATGGTAGCTTACTGGCAGTAGAGCTATTAAGCCGATTTTCAGCTAAATCGGTTGATTTGCCCATCGATGTTGAAAAGTTTATTAAAGAATTAGATGTCGACGGAAAGACTAATTTATTCCAGGATCAATTGCGTGCAGTAAAAGCCTATAGCGCTTGGTTTATCACTCACCATGTTTTGCTCTCAATCAATATTGATTTTGATTTGGCGGGAGTGATTGTGACTGATGCCGCAACGCGCCAGTTGTTGGATGAGATGCCCTTCCTACGGTTGGAGATCATGGAGACTTTTTCTAATTTATCCGATGGTATGAATAACCCATTGTTACGGGAATTGGCGCAGCGGTATCCGTTATGGCTGGATGATTTGGGCAGCGGCGGCTCCACCTTGAATGCGGTCACAGCCAATATTTTTGAATATGTAAAAATCGATAAGCATTTTTTCTGGCAGCACAATAAGCATACCTTCCCGATCTTAATCAATAACATTAAGAAATATTGCCTCGGTGTCATTGTGGTGGGCGTGGAAAATGAAGACGAGTCGGCGCAACTTAAGGGTAGCAATATTGATGCAATGCAGGGATATTTATTCAATCCTGTGACATTGGATGAATTGGTATCTCAGCCCTCATTATAACGGTTTCCTCGTATTGTCGTTCACCTTGCGCTGATATTATTTTTTCATGTCGGCGCTGCTTTTTGCGATAAAATTTTTGCATAACAGATATCGATTTTTATCGGATTAATCCGATCAATTGGATGATAGAATAGGCTTCTTTTATCTCTCATTGAGTGCCATGGCGTTTACGTCGCCTGATTTGCTGAGAGTAGACCTAAGAGAAGACGATATCATGAAGTTAATGTTTGCTTCTGACCTGCATGGTTCGTTGCCCGCAACGGAAAAGGTGCTGGCTACCTTCGAGCGCAGTGGTGCGCAATGGCTGGTGCTATTGGGTGATTTTCTTAACCACGGGCCACGCAATGCGTTGCCCGCGGGTTATCAGCCAGCAGAGGTGGCACAGCGCCTTAATGCCTATAAAGAAAGGATCATTGCGGTTCGTGGCAACTGCGACAGTGAAGTGGATCAGATGCTATTGCAGTTCCCGATGATGGCGAGTTGGCAGCAGATTATTATGCCAGAAACCCGTCTATTTTTGACGCATGGTCACCTTTATCACCCTGGCGCACTTCCTCCGTTGCGTAATGGTGATGTCTTAGTCTATGGTCATACTCATCTGCCTGAAGCTCGGTGGCAGGGAGAGATTATTTGCTTTAATCCAGGTTCGGTCAGTATCCCCAAAGGTGGGTACCCGGCAAGTTATGGCATGTTAGACGAGGGGATTTTACAGGTTTTGACCCTACATAATGATGAATCTGTCACCCAATTGAATTTTAAAAAAACTATTATAAATAGTTAGTTACCCAAAGTTATTGACGTTATGTCAGAGGGTAAACATATAATTAACAATTGCGCGAGTCTCACCGCGCCCAGATAGAAGGTTTCAGAGGATGGTGGAGCAAAATCCAGCAGCAGTCATCGAGTGGGTTGATATTGTTGATGAGCAAAATGACGTTATTGCTCAATCCAGCCGTCAACAAATGAGAGCTCAACGACTACGCCACCGTGCTACCTATATTGTGGTGCACGATGGAATGGGGAAAATTCTGGTACAACGTCGTACCGAGAGTAAAGATTTCTATCCCGGTAAACTGGATGCCACTGCGGGGGGGGTGGTGCAGAGTGGTGAAAACTACCTGGAGTCTGCGCGGCGTGAGGCAGAGGAAGAGTTAGGGATAGCCGGTGTCCCGTTTGCCGAACATGGCCTGTTTTATTTTGAAGAAGAGTGCTGTCGGGTATGGGGCGGATTATTCAGTTGCGTGTCCCATGGGCCGTTTGCACTACAGGCTGAGGAAATTGAAGAAGTATGCTGGATGGTACCGGAAGATATCACTGCCCGTTGTGACGAATTTACCCCAGACTCTCTGAAAGCGCTGTCACTGTGGCTGACGCGCAACAATGAGCAGGATTACGGTAAAATTACCCCACGCGAAGATTGATTCCCGCTTAGCCATAAAAAAAGCCCCTTTGCAGGGGCTTTTGTATATCTCACCTTCATCTCACTGATTATCTTACAATAATACCCAGCAAGATACCCAGCGCACCAAAGTCGGCATCACTGAATGTGGTATTGGCAAAGCCGATATCACCCAGCACTGGCAGTAGGAAGACTGGCAGGAAGGTAATCAACAATCCCTGTGCGAAGGCACCTAAAATAGCGCCACGGCGGCCACCGGTTGCATTACCAAATACGCCCGCTGCCGCACCAACGAAGAAGTGAGGAACGACGCCTGGGATAATCACGGTCATGTTCATCAAATAGAGCGCGAACATACCGATAAGACCTGCGGCAAAGCTGCTCAGGAAGCCAACCAGAACCGCATTAGGTGCATAAGGGAACACCACCGGGCAATCCAATGCAGGTTTTGCATTAGGAACTAACTTATCTGAAATCCCTTTAAATGCTGGCACTATCTCAGCAATAACCATACGTACACCTTGCAAGATGATGTACACACCCGCGGCGAAAGTGATGGATTGCATCAGCGAGAACATGAACCAGTTCTTACCACCACTCAGGCTTTTCACTACTTCCGGCCCGGCGAACAGGCAAGTCACGATGAAAATGATACACATGGTGAATGAGATAGCCACTGGCGTATCACGCAGGAACAGCAAGCTTTTCGGCACATTCATATCTTCAGTCGAATGTTCTTTATTACCGAATTTGCTACCAATAAAGCCAGCCAGCACATAAGACAAGGTAGAGAAGTGGCCAATTGCCACATCATCAGAACCGGTCACTTTTTTCATGTAAGGGTGGGCAATGGCTGGGAAGAACACCATCGCAACCCCAACCACCAACGAACCGATCACAATCAGTGTCACGCCACTGATACCTGCGGTGGCTAGAATTACTGCCACCATCATCGACATAAACAGGGTGTGATGACCGGTCAGGAAGATAAATTTCCATGGCGTAAAGCGGGCAATCAGAATATTGATCACCATAGCGAAGAACATAATCATCGCCATCTCTTTACCAAAACTCTTTTGTGCCACAGAAACGATCGCTTCGTTATTCGGCACCACGCCCTGAATACCGAAAGCGTGTTGGAAGATATTGGCAAAATCACCCAAAGATGAAACCACCAGGCCAGCACCCGCACCTAAAATCACAAAGCCCATGATGGTCTTTACGGTGCCTTTAATACACTCTGTCACCGGTTTTTTCTGGGCAATCAGGCCAATTAACGCAATCAAACCGACCAGAACAGCCGGCTCAGAAAGCACATCACTCATTAAGAAACGAAAGAAATCCATGCCAGCCTCCGCTTACAGCGCGCCTAATTCAGTTAATGCCACAGACAAACGTTCTTTCATGGCTTTTTTATCAATCATGTTATCA includes:
- a CDS encoding diguanylate phosphodiesterase; protein product: MRMKLNIEVNCSYVCEPIHRQDGSLLAVELLSRFSAKSVDLPIDVEKFIKELDVDGKTNLFQDQLRAVKAYSAWFITHHVLLSINIDFDLAGVIVTDAATRQLLDEMPFLRLEIMETFSNLSDGMNNPLLRELAQRYPLWLDDLGSGGSTLNAVTANIFEYVKIDKHFFWQHNKHTFPILINNIKKYCLGVIVVGVENEDESAQLKGSNIDAMQGYLFNPVTLDELVSQPSL
- a CDS encoding histidine ABC transporter substrate-binding protein HisJ (with HisPMQ is involved in the transport of histidine) → MNKKMLVLPLVLALAAASSAFAAIPKDVKIGTDPTYAPFESKNASGELVGFDIDIAKELCKRIDTKCTFVESDFDALIPSLKAKKIDAIISSLSITEKRQKEIAFTDKLYAANARLIATKDSKIEPTLVALKGKRVGVLQGSTQEAFANAEWQPKGIDVVAYQNQDLIYADLASGRIDAAFQDEVAGSEGFLKQEAGKGYAFAGPSVKNDQFFGVGTGMGLRKDDAELKAALDKAFAEMRKDGTYDKLAKKYFDFDVYGG
- a CDS encoding phosphodiesterase, giving the protein MKLMFASDLHGSLPATEKVLATFERSGAQWLVLLGDFLNHGPRNALPAGYQPAEVAQRLNAYKERIIAVRGNCDSEVDQMLLQFPMMASWQQIIMPETRLFLTHGHLYHPGALPPLRNGDVLVYGHTHLPEARWQGEIICFNPGSVSIPKGGYPASYGMLDEGILQVLTLHNDESVTQLNFKKTIINS
- a CDS encoding TIGR01777 family protein, translated to MRILITGATGLIGRSLTAFLLSQAHQVTALTRDTQRANQVLGAQVTCWSTLDDKHDLNDFDAVINLAGEPIAEKRWTPQQKEILCQSRWQITERLTTLIQASTTPPAVFISGSAVGFYGDQGQALVTEEETPHDEFTHQLCERWENLARAAESSHTRVCLLRTGIVLAPHGGALAKMVPLLRLGLGGPIGDGRQYLPWIHIDDMVHGIHYLLTTDGLKGPFNMVSPYPVHNEQFIATLADVLDRPAVIRTPAAAIRLLLGESAALVLGGQRAVPKRLEEAGFGFRYFELEEALRNVLNKPSA
- a CDS encoding histidine/lysine/arginine/ornithine ABC transporter ATP-binding protein HisP, with protein sequence MTDTLETKIAETKLSVTELHKHYGEHEVLKGVSLSAKAGDVISIIGSSGSGKSTFLRCINFLEKPSEGSISVNNRDIRLVRDKDGQLKVFDKKELQLLRTRLTMVFQHFNLWSHMTVLENVMEAPVQVLGLSKSVAKERAIRYLDKVGIDERARAKYPVHLSGGQQQRVSIARALAMEPDVLLFDEPTSALDPELVGEVLRIMQKLAEEGKTMVVVTHEMEFARHVSSHVIFLHKGVIEEEGPPAELFGNPKSTRLQQFLSGALK
- a CDS encoding NUDIX hydrolase, with product MVEQNPAAVIEWVDIVDEQNDVIAQSSRQQMRAQRLRHRATYIVVHDGMGKILVQRRTESKDFYPGKLDATAGGVVQSGENYLESARREAEEELGIAGVPFAEHGLFYFEEECCRVWGGLFSCVSHGPFALQAEEIEEVCWMVPEDITARCDEFTPDSLKALSLWLTRNNEQDYGKITPRED
- a CDS encoding histidine ABC transporter permease HisM (with HisJPQ is involved in transport of histidine, lysine, arginine and ornithine), with translation MIEILQQYWQALLWSDGYRFTGMAVTLWLLISSVVMGGLLAIPLAVARVAERRWIRLPVWVFTYIFRGTPLYVQLLVFYSGMYSLEIVRGNDLLNAFFRSGLNCTILALTLNTCAYTTEIFAGAIRSVPHGEIEAARAYGFSRFKLYRCIILPSALRIALPAYSNEVILMLHSTALAFTATVPDILKIARDINAATYQPFYAFGIAAVLYLIISFTLISLFRQAEKRWLAHIKPQASH
- a CDS encoding PTS ascorbate transporter subunit IIC, which codes for MDFFRFLMSDVLSEPAVLVGLIALIGLIAQKKPVTECIKGTVKTIMGFVILGAGAGLVVSSLGDFANIFQHAFGIQGVVPNNEAIVSVAQKSFGKEMAMIMFFAMVINILIARFTPWKFIFLTGHHTLFMSMMVAVILATAGISGVTLIVIGSLVVGVAMVFFPAIAHPYMKKVTGSDDVAIGHFSTLSYVLAGFIGSKFGNKEHSTEDMNVPKSLLFLRDTPVAISFTMCIIFIVTCLFAGPEVVKSLSGGKNWFMFSLMQSITFAAGVYIILQGVRMVIAEIVPAFKGISDKLVPNAKPALDCPVVFPYAPNAVLVGFLSSFAAGLIGMFALYLMNMTVIIPGVVPHFFVGAAAGVFGNATGGRRGAILGAFAQGLLITFLPVFLLPVLGDIGFANTTFSDADFGALGILLGIIVR
- a CDS encoding UbiX family flavin prenyltransferase (catalyzes the formation of 2-octaprenylphenol from 3-octaprenyl-4-hydroxybenzoate) encodes the protein MKRLIIGISGASGAIYGVRLLQVLQHVEGVETHLILSNAARQTLALETEFSVKDVQALADVVHDSRDIAACISSGSFKTQGMVILPCSIKTLSGIVHSYTEGLLTRAADVILKERRPLVLCVRETPLHLGHLRLLVQAAELGATIMPPMPAFYHRPQTIQDIVDQTVNRVIDQFDIELPEDLFTRWQGNN
- a CDS encoding histidine ABC transporter permease HisQ (with HisJMP is involved in the transport of histidine/lysine/arginine/ornithine); this encodes MLDGYSKLIFEGALVTLELALCSVLLSVIIGLIGAGGKLSSNRLLSGLFECYTTLIRGVPDLVLMLLIFYGLQITLNSITESIGFEQINIDPLSAGIITLGFIYGAYFTETFRGAYMAVPSGQIEAATAFGFTPSQIFRRIMFPAMMRYALPGIGNNWQVILKATALVSILGLNDVVKATQLAGKGTYQPFFFALVAGVVYLIFTTVSNGVLLWLERRYSHGVKRAEL